From the genome of Paracidovorax avenae:
GGAACCTCCTTCGCCGTGGCGGCTGAAGCCGCGGAACTCGCTCCAGCTGAGGGGCGTACCGCAGCCACCTGACACTCGCGCTGACGACGCTCCTCGCGGATGGAGCGCTTCTCCTGCTGCCACAGGTAGGCGAACATCTGGACGGTGCATGCGATGACCAGGAAAAACAACACTATTCGAATAGCAAATCTTCGGCGAGGCGGAAGCGCGCGATCGCCTACACGTTGCTGATGACGCATCCGTGCTGCGGCGTTGGCAGGCTGAACAACTGGTGCCGACCTGTTTGATTTCTGGTCCATATTCGATCTCCTCCTCGACTAAACGACCTTGAGAACGGGGTTGCTCGGCGGCACCGGCTGCACCCAGCGGGAGGGATCGACCAAGACGACACAAGACAGGTGCCCGGCCACGCCGCCGCGGCTGTGGATCGCGAAGCGGACGATGTTCGTGCGGTTGGGCCCAGGCATGTGCCAGCCGCACTTGATGACCTCCCGCTGCACGCGCGCGCCGAGCTCCTGGGCTTGGTCCTCGCCCACCGTCTCGCGTGCATACATCCTGAAGATCAGCGGAGACACCAGTGCCATGCCTTGCTCCACGAAATGCACCGCCGCGCCTGGCTCGTTGTATTTCAGCTCGCGTGACACCAAGCTCTGCTGGATCCACCGCAGAAAGGACACTGCGAGTTCGCTGGGCTCGGCCACGGGCTTGTCGCTCTCCCGCGCAAGGCTCGGGAGCTTCTGCGCCAACAGCACTGGCTCTGGTGCCGCAGGCGAGGTCGATGAAGTGGATGGCGCGCTGCGGGGCATGATCTCCGGCAGATCCTCCAGTTCATCGGCCATGCGACGAAACTCGGCGCTCACGCTCTCGCGCCTTGGCAGCGAAGCGTTTTTGGAGCTCGCGGCGTCCGGGACGGACGCCTTTGTCGCCGGCGCCGCCGGCCGCCCCTTTGGCTCCGGCGCGGGCATGCCTGCGCCATCCTCGCGAGGTAGGCTTGGCGTCGTGCCCACTATTGGAGAAGGCGGTGACAACGCAGGTCGTGCGCCTTTCTGACGCTTCAGCGCTGCCGCAGATTCCATCGGGTCGAGAAAATCCGAGGCGTCGACCAGGTATGCCGCCTCGTCGGGCTCAATGGCCGCGGGCCTTGCTTGCCTGAGAACTGGCGCATCCTCGGGTGCGCGCACAGTTGCTGCAGGCTCTGCAGGTGCTGGCGCCCTCCCTCCCCTCGGTTTGGCCTCGTTCGCCGATTGCGTTGTTCCAGGCGTCGGAGCAGCTGGCCGCGACACATGGGGTGGATCAGCTTCACCAGGCCGACTTGCATTTGCGGCAGGCTTGGCTGGCTTGGGCTTGTTGAAGGCAGGCTCGCGCATCGCTGCGGCAAGCTTCGCGGACCTCCCATCAGTCTTCGGCGCTGCAGCAGCTGGAGGCTGCTGCAGGGGCGCGTTCGCCGGATCTGCGGCAGCTTCGGATGGGCCTTGCGATGGCGCAGTCGGCGCGCCTTTGGGTTCAGATGCAGCAGGCTTGCCTGGTGGGTCCCCATCCGATGCTTCAGCCTTGCGCTTCTCGCGCAACTGCAGATGTCCGCGCATTGGTGCAGGGTACTTGCCTGCATCGGGGAAAAGCTTGGCCAGCGGGAACCGCAGCATCGCGAGCTCGTGCACGTAGCCGCCCTGCTCCGAGGCCTCGCTGCCCTCCTCCGCGTTGCCATGCACGGTCACATACCAGATCGCCTGTCCCGTCGCCGGGTTGAGCTCGATGGCGCCGTACTCCTGCCAGGTGTCGAAGAGCCGGTCGTTCTTGGTCTCTCCGGGCACGGCCTCGTCCGGTTCGTGCGTCTTGATCCACTCGCGCACCGCGTCGGCCAGTCGCTTGGCCACGAACCAGATGGCGCCGTCGTAGACCCAGCCCGCCGCGCCGCTGCGATTGAGCGGGAGCGTGGATCCAGAACGCAGCATCGACGCCATGGCCTGCATCAGCAGATCGATCAAAGGAACGGCCTTCGCCGTTGAGAACCGCGCCTTGTGGCCGCTCAGCAGAGCCCGTTGCGTGGAGAGCTTGTCGGCCCGCTTGACGATCTGTGCGACGAGGCTGTCCTTGTCCTGGCCGCTCAGGTACTTCTCCAAAGCGTCCAGCGCCGCCGGCGTGTAGGCGAGAAATTGCAGGGCGGATTCAGGTGCGATGCGTGGGAGCAGCAGCTGCGCCAGGCGACCGTGCGCGCTGTAGTCGCGCTGGCTTTTGGGAGCGAAATCCACCAGGTACTCGGCGGCCGGGCGCCGTCCGGCGATCTGGACCAGGCTACCGCCCGTTGCAGCCCAGCGGATCGAGTCCGCCATGCCATCGCACCGCCATTGGATGCGCAGGTCCGTCATGGGCTTCGCGATGTCGTGGAGCAGCGCGGCGAAGAAAACGACGTAGGTCCACTGGTCGCGCTGTGCGTCCACCTCCTCGATCTCACTTCCGCCGGGCAGCAGATGAGCATTGCGCCAGGTCATCGCGGCCAGCAGCATCTCGATGGTGTGCGACAGCAAGCCGCCAGCGTGCGCGTGGTGATGCGCCTCGGAAGCGGGCATCAGCTGAACGAACTCGGCATAGCGATGAATGGCTGGCAGCAAATCCCGCTCCCACGTTTCACGCGATTGGTTCGACTTGCGCCAGATCTCTTGGATTGCCCGCGACGCCTGCACTGTGGTGAGCAGTTGCTCGGCGTCGAGCACTCGCAGCCAGCCCGGTTGGCTGCCTGCCACCAGCGGAAAGGTCGGCGCCGCACTGCCATCGCCTGCTGGCGGTTGGCCGGAAGAGGTCACCGCGGCCCCGGCCCCTGCATTGGCCGATGTGGCGGCAACCGCCCTACTCCATGGCAGGAGGCGTAGAAGTCGCGCTGCGACGGATTTCACAGCGTGCCTTGACCCTGCGCCAGCAGCAGGATGGAAGAGCGCCGGGCGCGATCGGGATTGCCGTCCTCTGGCATCCACGTCGCCATGTCCTCACCTTCACGGCCCTCGGCCAGGAACTCAAGGAACGGCTGAGCCAGTGGGTCCCACACCACCCTCGGCCGGAGATCCGGCCCGCTCCAATCGCTGCAGGTGTGGACGAAGGGTTGCTCCAGGATCGCGGCGACGATGTTGCGCCAGGAAGAGTCCCGTGACGACGCCGCTTGCCTAGCAGCAAGCGGCGTCTCTGCAGCCTGCTGGAGGACGATCTGGCGGACGCACAGGGTGGGATCGAGTTCCTCCTCCAGGTGCTTCTCCAAGCCCTCGAAGCGTCCGAGCCAGTGCAGCAGTGCCGCAACCTTGTCGGCAAGGCCCAGCTGGGCCAGCCCATCAACAATGGCGTACACGGCGCAGCCGCGATCCATGACGTCGCGCCCGAGGTACGGCGGATCCTCGCAAGGCCGCACGGGCATGTGTTGGGAGAAAAGGGAGGGGTGGCGTGCGGGCTCGTCCATGCGTGGACGATAGTGATCACACGAGGGTGCGTCAGCCGTAAACCGCGGAGATGAAAAGCACGGTTCTCGCTTGAAGTTCGAGCGATAATATGTTAGGAAATGCCGTGAACTGTTTTGGCATTGCATAACATTCTTTTATAGGAGGGCATTTTGCGCCACAACAACGATGAACAGCTATTTTTGGCTATTGTCCTGATCGTTACCGGCATCGCTGCGGCCGGAATATGGAAATTCTCGCAATTCATGGGCCTAGACATGTGGACAGGCTTTCGTTTGATGGTTGGAATAATAACCATCACCGGAATTCTTTGGCTCGTGTGTTCACAGATGGATCTGAGCATCGGCGCGACCCTCCCGCTCGCGCTAGCTGTGCTGTGGATCAATTTTTGGCCCGCACTTGATGTTTGGGCAATTCCGAATGTGCCCAGCTTCATGCTGGATAGCGCCGAGCCGCGATGGTTTGGCACCTGGTACGCTAAGATCGGAGGCCTGGTTGCAATCCTTGGAATTGGCTACGGCCCGTGGCTCTGGCGAAGCCGCTAGCCTACGCTCGACCTGGCAATGAGGGAAAACCGGACTGCTTAGCGAATGGCGAAAGCAATCACGGATGCGGTGAACAGGATGAGCGTTACCATCACCGCGCCGATGATTGCTAGACCTATCCAGTTAAGCCATGGCTCGAAATCGCTAAAATCAACGAGCAGGAGCGGACAGGCGAAGCAAAATAGAATAAATAGTGGTATGGCGTGGTCGAGAATTAACAGCAAAAACGATTGTGCTACGTCATAGAGCCCGCACATCTGGATAGTGAGAATCAAGCCAACATATATAGCCGCGATGATAACGGTGCCCCATGCGCACTCCCGAAAAACTTCATGGCGAAAATCTGCAGCGCGCGCTCGCGCCTCTGGCGTACTCGACTGCGCGGCCTCAAGATCACGCAGTTGCTTCACTATGTCGGGAACTTCGCTTCCCACCATTACCTTCCAGGTCCATTCTTTCAACATCCTCTCTCCCTTGTAAAAATTACGACTTCTGATCGAACTCAGTAGTCGCCTGCGATGAGACGGGCGGCAAGACTTCGAGCGCATTCAAAATGCCTCAGCCGGGCTTTCTCGTCAAGTACAGGGTTCAGAAACAGACGCTCGCGGGCCAGCGCGCGCTGCTGTGTCGATAGGCGGTAGGCAAGTTCACTCATGAGTTCATCATAGTAGCCATTGGCTACTTTGTCAAAAGTTCTTCAAGCTTTTCTTGCAAACCGTTTTGATGGATGAATAGGAGCAAGGTAGCGCTACGTGCGACGTAGCGCGGAACCGCTCTTGCGCCAGTCTCGTATCGCTTGTAGCCCACGTAGTCGCAGGCCAGGTGATCTGCCATGATTTGTTGCGTGTGCCCTAGCGCTCTTCGTATTGCTTCAAGTTCGTCCGCTGTCATCAGCTTTCCTCCGTATCGCCGACCTGCCTACGCCGTGTTCCCTTGCGATTTGAGACGAATATCTAGATCAGCCAATTCTTTAAATTGCAGCAGTTCTTCAGAGGAAATTTTAGGCACATGCGCCTTTGCTCTCAGTAACACGTCCTGACCATTGATCGCCCCAATTTTTTCCAATATTTGCGCGAATGAAGCGACGAGAGCCCATATTTCGGGTTTTCTCAAATGGCTCATGGCAATGCCAACGTAATGATTGAAACTGTCGTGTTGCCCCAGTTCTGACAAATGACTTGCTGCATCCCGTCGATCACCGTTGTGACCCAGCGAGTGCTCATCTTGATCCCTCTCTATCTTGCTTTCCCAATTTAAATAATCGGCCGCCATGCCCGCGGCATAAACGAGGACGGCGCCGACCCTTGCCTCCTGAGTCATTTGCGGTGGTGGATACCAAACGGTTCGTCCCATAGAAGTCTCTGTCGCAACGCAGGATATTTCAGAGACTGAGAATCCTACCGCCATTGCCATGACGGCATGGCCGGCCTCGTGGTATGCCACAATCTGGCTCTGTGGGCGGAAATTCTGGTGCATTATTAAATTCCATTCAGGTTATCGACACAAGTCTGGTATCCCAGCGCACGCAGTCGAGCGACTGCATCAGGCAATAATGTGAAGGCTGCTCCAATAACTCCGCTCGCAAATATTAGGAAGTCTAACTCTGCTGACGCGGGAGAACCGAGCCGTCCTGCAATAGCGGAGAAGACCTGTATTTCGTCCCTGGAAACAGTGATACGCTTCACCAGCAGGCCCTTTCATAAAATACGCACACGTTGCGATCATAGCCGGCATCGATTCAGAAGGTTTATCGGCTGGGGCAGCGTGCACACGCGGGAACATACGTCAGAGCCATCCTTTGCGGAGAGGGGTAGCACGCCCCGTGCTACCCCTCTCCGGTACCCCGTAAACGCCTTTTGCCAGTACCGGTAAGGCCTTTGCGCATGCTCCTCAACTATGAGGAGCATGCGCGCCCTTTGGGTTGGGCCCCTAACCTGTAGAAGGCCTTTCCCCGTAGCAAGCAGCCCTCTGCTTGCCACCGTTTCGTCCTTTCCGCCCAGCCATTTCCGCTCCCGGTTGTCAAGCGTAAATCGTGCGCCATGCAAAGAAGGGTTCTCGATTGAGGGGACTGGTCCGCATGCGGAGGATTCAACCCTGGAAACGCAATGCGAATCCCCCGGGCCGCCGCTTCTCCCTCCCTCTCCTCCCCATGTATTGGCGGCCCGGGCTTCTTTTATTCCCAAGGAATTGCCCTGACCCATGACACGGCACCTGACCCGTTGCCTCGCGTCCGGCGTGATGCTGCTGCTGCAGTCCGCCGTGACGCACTCGTCTCCCGCTCTCGTGGACGGCAACACGCGCGTGATGCTGGGCCGCTACTCCACCGCCGAGGCAGTACCTCAGCAGAGCCTGAGCGAGCCGTTGGAGCTCGTGGCGCAGATCACCTTTCCTCGCGAGCAGGTGACGACGATCGGTGACGCGATTGAGTACACGTTGCTGCGCACCGGCTATGCACTGCCGGACAGGAAGGGCCTTCCGGCCGATGCACAGCAATTTCTCGCTCTGCCGTTGCCCGAGGCTCAGCGCACGCTCGGCCCCTTCAGCGTGCAGGACATCCTGAACGTCCTCGTCGGCAAAGCCTGGCGGTGGCAGACCGACCCGGTGACACGCCGCGTCTGGTTCACGTTGGTGAACGGACCGACGCCACGGCAGCTCCAGCCGATCGTGTCGCCCGCGCCCGTCGCAAAGCCGTAGGGAGGCAGCGATGACCGCAAACGACGACTTCGACCGGACGCAGGAGCAGCGCCGACTGGACGACGAGCGGCGCCGCCAAGAAGAGGCGCTGCCCATGGCACCGCCGGATCATCTGTGGCTGCACGATGCCGAAGGCAGCGGTGCGCACGGTGATGCACGCCGTCCGCTGCGTGCGGATCCGGAACTTGGCGCCGAGGCCACCCCGGAAGAACCTGCCCCAGCAGCGCAGTCCTCGAAGGCCAGCGAGCGTCCCGTGAAGGCGGTCGCCGCCACGGCGAAACGGACCCTCGGCATGCGCACTCTGTTGGTCGCGGGCATGTGCGGCATCGGCCTTCTAATCTACTTGCAGATGGCCCCGAAGCCCGCGGCGACCGTCGATCTGTTGGGCTCATCTCTACCGTCGGGCGGGCTGCCCGAGCCCACCTCGGCGGAAGTCGATCCAGCATTCGATCCACGCCTGGGCGGCCCTGACGCGCACGTTCCCCGCACCCTCCCAGCTGCAATCGACCTCGGCCATGCGGGGGCGCCGCAGCCCGCAGAGGCACCCACCACGGGCCCCAGGCCGGCAGCGTCCAGGCCTGAGAGCCAGCAACGCGCTGCACCCGCGGAAGAGCTCGTGCAAAGCCCATCTGTTGCAGCGCCTCCTGCCGCATCCGCGCCGCCGGCGAGATCGCCGTCATCCGAGGCCACAACGACCGCCGAACTTCAGGAGCAGTTGCGTACCACGCAGGCGCTGGTGGCGGCCCTGACCAAGCAGCTGGCTGACCTGCAGAAGGCGCAAGATGTACGCGCTCCTGCACGCCCTGCTGTGGAGGCCGCTGCGCCCGCGCCCGTGGTCGCAACAGCATCCCCGACGCGTGCTGCGGCGCAGCCTCGGCCCGCCACGCAACGTGCTGCGCGTGCCAGCACGCGCGCTGCTGCCGCACGGCCTGCCGTCGCCGAAGCTCCGCAGTCGCAGGCGACGGCCCAGGCAAAGCCCGCTGTACCGCTCGGAGGGCAGTTGGTCGCTGTGGACATGTGGAATGGTGAGCCCTCGGTGGTGGTTGCTTCCGGCCTGGCCGGCGATCGACGGCTCCGCGTATTGCGGCCTGGTGATGTCGTCAACGGGCTCGCGCTCAAATCCGCGGATCCCGTGTCGAAATCCGCGACGTTCGCCGCGCCCGGCAGCGCCGGGCTCACCCTCTACGTGAGCCAGGGCGGATGACCATGCGCAGCTTCATCGCGATGACGATCGCCGCCGCCGCCACGCTCATCGGCTCTTCACCCGCGTTGGCGCAGGTGCGCACCGGCCGGACCGCAGAAGCGAGCTCGACTGCCTCGACATCGTCCACGTCGCGCACGCAGGCCGACTCCACGGACCTGCAGGTGCAGCAGATCTGGGGCCTGACGGCAGAAGAGATGCGCCGCGCCAAGGTGCTGGCACTCGGGCCACGCGGCAGTTTTTCCGTGGACAAGCTCAGTCCGCTGGAGATCCTCGGAATACATGCTCGCACGGATGCGGAGCGGCGGCAGTACGCTGAGCGCCTGGCGCGGATCTTCCACGAGGACGTTGCGCGGTCCATTGCATGGGAACGCGAAATGGCCGCTGCCATGGCGCGGCTCTACCCCAACGAGCCCATGGTCAGCTACGAAGGTCTGCCGCGGGTGCAGAGCTCCGTGGGCGCCGCGGACGTCGCCAATGTGCCGCGTAGCCAGATCCTGGAGCAGCCGTCGCTTTCGCCGCGGGTGCCCGCCCGCCGATGACGATGCAACGAAGAAGCATTCTTCGCGCTACTGCGTTGTTGGCCGGGCACCTGCCCGGCCTGGCCGCTGCTGAAGCGCAGGGCCGCGATGGCGCAGACGTCGCCCTGCAGATCATCCACGACAGCGGCCGCGGCGTTCCGATGGCCCCTTACCTCGCCCAGTTGGCCGGCGATGCCGATGACCCGGGCGCCCTCTCCGGTGTCCCCTTCCCATTCGTGAGCCGCCGCCTGCGCGGCGGCGTGCTGCAGGTGGAGGGCACGGCGGTGTTCCAGCCCGAATGGCTGACCGAGGCCGTGTTCGTAGTCGCCGCCGACGACGTGTCGTTCCGGTGGCTTGTGTTCAACCATGCTCGTCTGGTGCAGCTGCAGGCAGTCGGGGTGGTAGTCCAGGCCGGGACCGCTGCCGCCTACCAGGTGATGCAGCGGTTGGCCCGCCCAATGCGCCTGGCTCCAGATTCGGGCGAGTGGGTGTCCGCGCGGCTGGCCGCCGCCGGCGCCGGCGTCTACCCTGTTCTGGTGCAGACGGATGGTCGTGCGTACCAGATCCTGACGCAGGATACCGGCCCCGCTGCTTCGGAACGGTCATCGCTGGAGCAACCTATGCCTGCCCACGTCCAGAAGCTGCCCCGGCAGGTGGGAGGGCGTCGATGAGCGAGGCGGTCATGGAAGGCCTGCTGCGGCCTCCGGTCGAGGGTTGGAGCGCCGCCACGGCCTACGGCATCGCGGGCGTAGCAGTTGCCGCGCCTTGGGCATTGATGATGCCGCAGCCGCTCGGCCTGGTGACCGGTGCCATCGCCGCCGCGTTCGGCACCGTCCGGGCTCGCGAGGCGCTGCATGTGTATCGATACCAGCGCGGCCTGAAGTTCACCAAGATCACGCGCGTCGCGCCGCACCGGCTCCCGGTGACACGCGAGCACCTGTACCTGGGCGAAGGCTTCGAGTGGACGCAGAAGCACACCCAGCGCAAGCTCGACACCCAGACCAAGAAGGTGCAGGAGTACGTCAAGCCGAGCGGCATGGAGCGGCAACTGGCTGATGCAGGCGAGCGCATCCGCAAGTGGGTGGACTCGAAGCCCAAGGATCCTGTCCGAAAGGCGGTGCGCGCCGCGGTAGACCTGGGCGGTACTGCCAACCCCTTCGCCACGGGCGTGGACCTGGGTGGGAACCCCATCCTGCACGGCGTTGGCGTGCTCGAAGAGCGTCCGGTCAAGCTGCGGCAGGCCTCCCGGTCAGGCCACATGCTCGTGATGGGCACCACGCGGGTCGGCAAGACCCGGCTGCTCGAACTGCTCTCCACCCAGGACATTCATGCGGGCTATGTGGTCATCGTGATCGATCCGAAAGGCGATGCCGAGCTCATGCTCCGCATGCAGGCGGAGGCGCGGCGCGCCGGACGTGAAGACAGCTTCTACCTGTTCCACCTCGGGTATCCGGAGATCAGTGCCCGGTACAACGGGATCGGCAATTTCGCGCGAATCACCGAGGTGGCGGGCCGGGCAACGAACGCCCTGCCCTCCGCCGGCAACTCTGCGGCGTTCAAGGAGTTCTCCTGGCGGTTCACCAACATCGTTGCGCAGGCGCAGGTGGCGCTGGGCCGCATCCCGACTTACGAGACGCTGCTCAAGGATGTGACCGGGATCGACCCGCTGTTCATGGACTACGCGAACATGGTGTTTCGCAAGCTGGCTGCCGAGGGGCGGTTCGCCGACTACGAAGATCGGCTGCAGGATCTGCAGAAGGCCATCCAGGCGAAGAAGGCGCCGGTACCGCGGAGCCTCGCGGACCGCGCCCCCGAGCTCGTGGCCATGTATCTGTGGATCAAGGAATCCCGGCTCGAGGACAAGGTGCTGCTCGGCCTGGCCGCGGCGTTCTCCTACGAGCGGTCTTTCTACGAAAAAATCGTCGCGTCCCTGGGCCCGTTCCTGGAAAAGCTCACTTCGGGCGCCGTGGGCAAGCTCATCTCGCCGGACTACTTCGACCCGCACGACAAGCGGCCCATCTTCGACTGGATGACGGTATTCCGCCAGGGCGGCATCGTCTATGCCGGGCTGGATGCCCTGTCCGACTCCGTGGTGTCTTCGGCCGTGGGCAATTCCATGCTCTCCGATCTGGTCTCCACGGGCGGCAAGCTCTACAAGACCGGCCTGAACCCGCATAGCCAGGACGGCAAGCTCCAGCTGCCCACGGTGTGCTGCCACT
Proteins encoded in this window:
- a CDS encoding integrating conjugative element protein translates to MRSFIAMTIAAAATLIGSSPALAQVRTGRTAEASSTASTSSTSRTQADSTDLQVQQIWGLTAEEMRRAKVLALGPRGSFSVDKLSPLEILGIHARTDAERRQYAERLARIFHEDVARSIAWEREMAAAMARLYPNEPMVSYEGLPRVQSSVGAADVANVPRSQILEQPSLSPRVPARR
- a CDS encoding PilL N-terminal domain-containing protein, whose translation is MTRHLTRCLASGVMLLLQSAVTHSSPALVDGNTRVMLGRYSTAEAVPQQSLSEPLELVAQITFPREQVTTIGDAIEYTLLRTGYALPDRKGLPADAQQFLALPLPEAQRTLGPFSVQDILNVLVGKAWRWQTDPVTRRVWFTLVNGPTPRQLQPIVSPAPVAKP
- the traD gene encoding type IV conjugative transfer system coupling protein TraD; protein product: MSEAVMEGLLRPPVEGWSAATAYGIAGVAVAAPWALMMPQPLGLVTGAIAAAFGTVRAREALHVYRYQRGLKFTKITRVAPHRLPVTREHLYLGEGFEWTQKHTQRKLDTQTKKVQEYVKPSGMERQLADAGERIRKWVDSKPKDPVRKAVRAAVDLGGTANPFATGVDLGGNPILHGVGVLEERPVKLRQASRSGHMLVMGTTRVGKTRLLELLSTQDIHAGYVVIVIDPKGDAELMLRMQAEARRAGREDSFYLFHLGYPEISARYNGIGNFARITEVAGRATNALPSAGNSAAFKEFSWRFTNIVAQAQVALGRIPTYETLLKDVTGIDPLFMDYANMVFRKLAAEGRFADYEDRLQDLQKAIQAKKAPVPRSLADRAPELVAMYLWIKESRLEDKVLLGLAAAFSYERSFYEKIVASLGPFLEKLTSGAVGKLISPDYFDPHDKRPIFDWMTVFRQGGIVYAGLDALSDSVVSSAVGNSMLSDLVSTGGKLYKTGLNPHSQDGKLQLPTVCCHFDEVNEIAGPEFVPMVNKLGGSGFRITAYTQSMFDIEAKVGDKAKAGQIMDNFNHLVMLRVRSVATANLMAEQLPQVNVVHLTPMSGVSDTAAKGDGVDFLSRNDDIVTSVKSPLFEASDILELPQGQAFALLEGNRRFKIRIPLADTTDDPFIPQSLKVVAEDMKRRYRTSERWAAETDWLGTQPLGAGAAGLIDTHLADDDGDDDAGTAAVHGTHGSALSHSAVMGNLMGHQQ
- a CDS encoding PFL_4695 family integrating conjugative element protein, with the protein product MTMQRRSILRATALLAGHLPGLAAAEAQGRDGADVALQIIHDSGRGVPMAPYLAQLAGDADDPGALSGVPFPFVSRRLRGGVLQVEGTAVFQPEWLTEAVFVVAADDVSFRWLVFNHARLVQLQAVGVVVQAGTAAAYQVMQRLARPMRLAPDSGEWVSARLAAAGAGVYPVLVQTDGRAYQILTQDTGPAASERSSLEQPMPAHVQKLPRQVGGRR
- the mobH gene encoding MobH family relaxase, producing the protein MTSSGQPPAGDGSAAPTFPLVAGSQPGWLRVLDAEQLLTTVQASRAIQEIWRKSNQSRETWERDLLPAIHRYAEFVQLMPASEAHHHAHAGGLLSHTIEMLLAAMTWRNAHLLPGGSEIEEVDAQRDQWTYVVFFAALLHDIAKPMTDLRIQWRCDGMADSIRWAATGGSLVQIAGRRPAAEYLVDFAPKSQRDYSAHGRLAQLLLPRIAPESALQFLAYTPAALDALEKYLSGQDKDSLVAQIVKRADKLSTQRALLSGHKARFSTAKAVPLIDLLMQAMASMLRSGSTLPLNRSGAAGWVYDGAIWFVAKRLADAVREWIKTHEPDEAVPGETKNDRLFDTWQEYGAIELNPATGQAIWYVTVHGNAEEGSEASEQGGYVHELAMLRFPLAKLFPDAGKYPAPMRGHLQLREKRKAEASDGDPPGKPAASEPKGAPTAPSQGPSEAAADPANAPLQQPPAAAAPKTDGRSAKLAAAMREPAFNKPKPAKPAANASRPGEADPPHVSRPAAPTPGTTQSANEAKPRGGRAPAPAEPAATVRAPEDAPVLRQARPAAIEPDEAAYLVDASDFLDPMESAAALKRQKGARPALSPPSPIVGTTPSLPREDGAGMPAPEPKGRPAAPATKASVPDAASSKNASLPRRESVSAEFRRMADELEDLPEIMPRSAPSTSSTSPAAPEPVLLAQKLPSLARESDKPVAEPSELAVSFLRWIQQSLVSRELKYNEPGAAVHFVEQGMALVSPLIFRMYARETVGEDQAQELGARVQREVIKCGWHMPGPNRTNIVRFAIHSRGGVAGHLSCVVLVDPSRWVQPVPPSNPVLKVV